In Synechococcus sp. Nb3U1, one DNA window encodes the following:
- a CDS encoding SDR family oxidoreductase: MKTPTHVIFGTGPLAQAVMKELLRQGIPVRMVNRSGKAPVPDAVEVVAGDAYDPQVTRHLCQGAAVVYQCAQPPYTQWPEKFPALQASILLGAAAHGSVLVVAENLYMYGPVSGSLQEDLPYAATTRKGYTRARMSEALLAAHRQGKVQVVMGRGSDFYGPGVLGSSLGERIFPNVLVGKPVTAIGNVDLPHTYTYIDDFGKALVLLGQQEFAYGRAWHVPNAPTRSTREVIELAFKVAGIHPIPPIQGMGTLMMRLGGLFIPEARETVEMMYEFTDPFVVDDSAFRQSFGIEATPLEEGIQHTLAWYQTRG; the protein is encoded by the coding sequence ATGAAGACCCCTACTCACGTCATCTTCGGCACTGGCCCCCTTGCCCAAGCCGTGATGAAAGAATTGCTCCGGCAAGGGATCCCTGTACGGATGGTTAATCGTTCTGGCAAGGCTCCTGTTCCCGATGCGGTTGAGGTCGTCGCAGGGGATGCCTATGACCCGCAGGTGACTCGCCATCTGTGCCAGGGAGCTGCTGTTGTCTACCAGTGTGCTCAGCCCCCCTACACCCAATGGCCTGAGAAGTTTCCTGCTCTGCAAGCCAGCATTCTCTTAGGCGCTGCTGCCCATGGTTCTGTCTTGGTGGTGGCCGAGAACTTGTATATGTATGGCCCGGTGTCAGGATCCCTGCAGGAAGATTTGCCCTATGCTGCCACAACTCGCAAGGGGTACACCCGAGCCCGCATGTCCGAGGCGCTGTTGGCCGCCCACCGACAGGGAAAAGTACAGGTGGTGATGGGACGGGGATCCGACTTTTATGGGCCGGGGGTTTTGGGTTCATCTCTAGGAGAGCGCATTTTCCCCAACGTGTTGGTCGGCAAACCGGTTACCGCCATTGGCAATGTGGATCTGCCCCACACCTACACTTACATCGATGACTTTGGCAAAGCTTTGGTGCTGCTGGGGCAACAGGAGTTTGCCTATGGCCGTGCCTGGCATGTGCCCAATGCTCCAACTCGGTCTACTCGGGAGGTGATCGAGCTGGCCTTCAAAGTCGCCGGGATCCATCCGATTCCCCCGATTCAAGGCATGGGAACTTTGATGATGCGCCTGGGGGGCCTATTCATTCCCGAGGCCCGCGAAACGGTGGAGATGATGTACGAGTTTACAGATCCCTTTGTGGTAGACGACAGCGCCTTTCGCCAGTCCTTTGGCATAGAGGCCACGCCCCTTGAGGAAGGGATCCAACATACCCTGGCGTGGTACCAAACCCGAGGCTGA
- a CDS encoding glutamate-cysteine ligase family protein, producing the protein MGQEIASLSFSAEDFAEFAAQLQQETDLLARWLAGSPGLDPACQPFAQGALVGGFELEAWLITAQGDPHPINQSYLEAVNSPLVVPELAQFNVEINSQPQVLTGSALQQFHQELSQTWEHCCQVADQLQAGLIMIGILPTVRQEQLTLEMISPRKRYIALNEQILNLHQHRQRLLGLDIQGVGAADSRGEHDHLRILHPDIMLEAATTSFQIHLQVPPDQAARFFNASLILAAPLVAVGANSPYLFGKDLWAETRIPLFEQALDGPPPLSPTHHPRVTLGQGYVQGSLMELFLENLQRYPVLLPQKLGSPLSELAHLRLHNGTIWRWNRPLIGLDPVPHVRIEQRVVAAGPTVPDMIANAAFYFGLTQALGSQPVPPEHDLSFAQCRTNFYAAARLGLDAPVTWLNGWQGSLRQLLLKELLPLAEAGLAHLNLAQTDLEEYLGIIRARAESGQNGATWQRRYVARHGKDMQQLTCAYWERQRQGCPVHTWDLA; encoded by the coding sequence ATGGGCCAGGAGATCGCCTCCCTCAGCTTTAGCGCAGAAGATTTCGCCGAGTTTGCGGCTCAGCTCCAACAAGAGACGGATCTGCTCGCCCGTTGGTTGGCCGGTTCGCCGGGGTTGGATCCCGCTTGCCAGCCTTTTGCCCAGGGAGCCCTGGTGGGCGGGTTTGAGCTGGAGGCTTGGCTCATTACTGCCCAAGGGGATCCCCATCCGATTAACCAATCTTACTTAGAAGCCGTGAATAGCCCGCTGGTGGTGCCGGAGCTGGCCCAGTTCAATGTGGAGATTAACAGCCAACCGCAAGTTTTGACCGGGTCTGCTCTGCAGCAGTTTCACCAAGAACTCAGCCAAACCTGGGAGCACTGTTGCCAAGTGGCCGACCAACTGCAAGCGGGGCTGATCATGATCGGCATTTTGCCCACAGTGCGGCAAGAGCAACTCACCCTGGAGATGATCTCCCCCCGCAAGCGGTACATTGCCTTGAACGAGCAGATCCTCAACCTCCATCAACACCGGCAGAGGCTCCTCGGGCTGGATATCCAAGGTGTAGGGGCAGCTGACTCCAGAGGAGAGCATGACCACCTGCGGATTCTGCACCCCGACATCATGCTGGAGGCTGCCACCACTTCTTTTCAGATCCATTTGCAAGTCCCTCCAGATCAGGCCGCCCGTTTCTTCAACGCCTCTTTGATCTTGGCGGCCCCACTGGTGGCGGTTGGAGCCAATTCTCCTTATCTATTCGGGAAAGATCTGTGGGCAGAAACCCGCATCCCCTTGTTTGAACAAGCTCTGGATGGCCCACCCCCGCTTTCCCCCACCCACCACCCCCGCGTCACCCTCGGGCAAGGCTATGTGCAGGGATCCCTGATGGAATTGTTCTTGGAAAATCTACAACGCTACCCGGTTCTGCTACCCCAAAAATTGGGATCCCCATTGTCAGAACTGGCCCACCTACGCCTGCACAACGGCACCATCTGGCGCTGGAACCGCCCTTTGATCGGGTTGGATCCCGTCCCCCATGTGCGTATCGAGCAGCGGGTAGTAGCGGCAGGCCCAACGGTACCGGATATGATCGCCAATGCCGCCTTTTACTTTGGGTTGACCCAAGCTTTGGGATCCCAGCCTGTGCCCCCCGAACACGACCTCAGCTTTGCCCAATGCCGAACCAATTTTTATGCTGCGGCTCGATTGGGCTTGGATGCCCCGGTAACCTGGTTGAACGGTTGGCAGGGATCCCTGCGGCAGTTGCTCCTTAAAGAATTGCTCCCCCTGGCAGAAGCGGGATTGGCCCACCTGAACCTAGCCCAGACAGATCTAGAGGAGTATTTGGGCATTATTCGCGCCCGCGCTGAATCAGGTCAAAATGGAGCCACCTGGCAGCGCCGCTATGTCGCCCGTCATGGTAAAGATATGCAACAATTGACCTGTGCCTACTGGGAACGCCAGCGCCAAGGTTGCCCGGTGCACACTTGGGATCTGGCTTAG
- a CDS encoding DUF3352 domain-containing protein translates to MQAQLHRGFCSLSLALLALGGAWLVGACQRKAPEAQLPGDILPETVLVPQSAPMVLAFATDPEEAFSTHPELLAQWENWTSEALAETGGEFPRGDIQTWAGDQFTMAVVVPNLVPTASEPVPGILFGASTRNTDLSGQFLAQVRQQAAAEGANFERRQEQGVTLYVQTNGDPGEQWVTAEFGNRFVAVANDLAVMQQAVAVYRGEAESISRSELFRSAATELYTEGALAFAYVDFEALQTNSESFGAWMEDLDPATLESLQPLRSFAMATHWQEQGLRVRMLTQTDPETNLQAGLQPARGELIQRLPGSALTVISTQQIAQRWQALLPKLEEDPLVKESLEELRAEFRANTRLDLEQDVLAWMDGELALLVAPDAQAHPLLQGMGAALVIESSQPDKANATLAQLDRLAQESGAQVTEAGGQVTWADPLFNQPLLIRAWEGNYLIITSSTGALQTIAQRQGNLLPQTEPLKTLYDQLHKPNYGYFLLNWQGIRTVLEAILPGGLATLDPEARDVLTRIDGLGVTSYPAGEHGFGLELLVTVPPQP, encoded by the coding sequence ATGCAGGCCCAGCTTCATCGTGGTTTTTGTTCTCTCTCCCTAGCTCTGCTTGCTTTGGGAGGGGCTTGGTTAGTCGGGGCCTGCCAGCGGAAAGCACCGGAAGCCCAACTGCCAGGGGATATTTTGCCAGAGACGGTGTTGGTTCCCCAGTCTGCACCCATGGTGTTGGCCTTTGCCACCGACCCAGAAGAAGCGTTCAGTACCCATCCCGAGCTTTTGGCCCAATGGGAAAACTGGACATCAGAAGCATTAGCAGAAACCGGCGGCGAATTCCCTCGGGGGGATATCCAAACCTGGGCTGGGGATCAATTCACGATGGCGGTGGTGGTGCCCAATCTGGTGCCTACGGCCTCTGAGCCTGTGCCCGGGATCCTCTTCGGGGCCAGTACCCGCAACACCGATTTGTCTGGGCAGTTTTTGGCGCAAGTGCGGCAACAAGCGGCAGCCGAAGGGGCTAACTTCGAACGTCGCCAAGAGCAAGGGGTGACCCTCTACGTCCAAACCAACGGGGATCCCGGTGAACAATGGGTGACCGCAGAATTTGGCAACCGCTTTGTAGCAGTGGCTAACGATCTGGCAGTGATGCAGCAGGCTGTGGCCGTTTATCGCGGTGAAGCAGAATCCATCAGCCGTTCTGAACTCTTTCGATCAGCTGCTACCGAGCTTTACACCGAGGGTGCCTTGGCTTTTGCTTATGTCGATTTTGAAGCGTTGCAGACCAACTCAGAGTCTTTCGGGGCCTGGATGGAGGATCTCGATCCGGCGACGCTGGAATCTTTGCAGCCGCTGCGTTCCTTCGCCATGGCCACCCATTGGCAAGAACAGGGATTACGGGTACGCATGCTAACCCAAACGGATCCGGAAACCAATTTACAAGCTGGATTGCAACCCGCCCGTGGAGAACTGATCCAACGCTTGCCGGGTAGCGCTCTAACCGTGATCAGCACCCAACAGATTGCCCAACGCTGGCAAGCCCTTTTGCCCAAGCTAGAGGAAGATCCGCTGGTGAAAGAGTCACTGGAGGAGCTAAGGGCTGAGTTTCGCGCCAATACTCGCTTGGATTTGGAACAAGATGTGCTCGCCTGGATGGATGGGGAGTTGGCTCTGTTGGTGGCTCCTGATGCTCAGGCCCATCCGCTTTTACAGGGCATGGGGGCAGCTTTGGTGATCGAGAGCAGCCAACCAGACAAGGCCAATGCAACGCTGGCCCAGTTGGATCGACTGGCCCAGGAATCAGGAGCACAGGTGACGGAAGCTGGGGGGCAAGTGACTTGGGCAGATCCGCTGTTTAACCAGCCGCTTCTGATCCGGGCTTGGGAAGGCAATTACTTAATCATCACTAGCAGTACCGGAGCTTTACAAACTATTGCCCAGCGGCAGGGCAACTTACTACCCCAAACCGAACCCCTGAAAACCCTCTACGATCAGCTGCACAAACCCAACTACGGCTACTTTTTGCTCAACTGGCAAGGGATCCGTACTGTTTTGGAGGCAATCTTGCCGGGTGGGTTGGCCACACTGGATCCAGAAGCACGGGATGTGTTGACTCGCATCGATGGGCTGGGGGTGACCAGCTATCCCGCCGGAGAGCATGGGTTTGGGCTGGAATTACTGGTGACGGTGCCACCGCAGCCCTAG
- a CDS encoding RNase H family protein: MATVSPRPTRLAACPSTGIFTDGGCSPNPGPGGWAVVVVQDDQIVEQWFGGDPASTNNRMELTGLIQALRYCHETESNTIHTIYSDSNLCVRTYNSWMSQWAAQGWRRRSGPVENLDLVQQLHQLQQQCPHIQVRWIQAHKGMRWNEYADGLVARGRLQTK; encoded by the coding sequence ATGGCTACTGTTTCTCCCCGCCCCACCCGACTGGCAGCTTGTCCCAGCACCGGCATCTTCACCGATGGGGGCTGTTCTCCCAACCCGGGACCCGGGGGATGGGCTGTCGTAGTGGTTCAGGATGACCAAATTGTGGAGCAGTGGTTTGGAGGGGATCCCGCTAGCACCAACAACCGCATGGAATTGACCGGCTTAATTCAGGCCTTGCGGTATTGCCACGAAACCGAAAGCAACACCATTCACACTATCTACAGCGATTCCAATCTGTGTGTACGAACCTACAACAGTTGGATGTCCCAATGGGCAGCGCAAGGGTGGCGGCGGCGCAGCGGCCCTGTGGAGAACTTAGATTTGGTGCAGCAGCTTCATCAATTACAACAGCAGTGCCCACACATTCAGGTGCGCTGGATTCAGGCCCACAAAGGCATGCGCTGGAACGAATATGCTGATGGATTGGTGGCCCGCGGTCGGCTACAGACGAAGTGA
- a CDS encoding M14 family metallopeptidase produces the protein MLTVLDHLPDQLLALEAHQLYDRLSGPTLIHLPGRREPALFVSVLLHGNEVTGWQAIQRLLSHYAQRELPRSLSLFIGNVQAASQGQRRLDGQPDYNRIWGPGSTPEHGIAQAVIRQMQQRGVFASIDIHNNTGTNPHYACVNHLDAPSLHLAGLFGRTVLYFTKPEGVQSMAFGRFCPAVTLECGKPDHPHGSQHAYEFLEACLHLSGIPQRPVLSQDIDLFHSVAIVKIPDQVSFSFGDTETLPDNGGSQTHIRFPPDLDHLNFQEIPPHTRIGWTNNGFHLDVQNEQGQDVADRFFYAQDGEIRTSVPLMPGMLTLNSRIIRQDCLCYLMERYPWVS, from the coding sequence ATGCTCACTGTTCTCGACCACTTACCTGACCAACTTCTAGCTCTGGAGGCGCATCAACTTTATGACCGACTGAGTGGGCCGACGTTGATCCACCTGCCGGGGCGCAGGGAGCCAGCCCTGTTTGTTTCGGTTCTGCTGCACGGCAACGAAGTCACAGGGTGGCAAGCGATACAGCGACTTTTGAGCCACTACGCTCAACGGGAATTGCCGCGTTCTCTCTCCCTTTTCATCGGCAATGTTCAGGCAGCTAGCCAAGGGCAACGGCGATTGGATGGACAGCCAGACTACAACCGTATTTGGGGCCCCGGTTCCACTCCCGAACATGGGATTGCACAAGCGGTGATCCGGCAAATGCAGCAACGGGGCGTTTTCGCCAGCATTGATATTCACAACAACACCGGCACCAACCCTCACTACGCCTGTGTCAACCACCTCGATGCCCCTAGCCTACACCTAGCCGGATTGTTCGGACGCACCGTCCTCTATTTCACCAAACCAGAAGGGGTACAGAGCATGGCCTTTGGGCGCTTTTGCCCAGCGGTAACTCTGGAATGCGGCAAACCGGATCACCCCCACGGCAGCCAACATGCCTACGAATTTTTAGAAGCTTGCTTGCACCTTTCCGGGATCCCACAGCGGCCTGTCCTCAGCCAGGATATCGACCTGTTTCACAGCGTGGCCATCGTGAAAATCCCCGACCAAGTGAGTTTCAGCTTCGGGGATACAGAAACCCTGCCAGACAACGGCGGATCCCAAACTCACATCCGCTTTCCTCCCGATTTGGATCATCTTAATTTTCAGGAGATTCCCCCCCATACCCGCATTGGTTGGACCAACAATGGCTTCCATCTCGATGTCCAAAATGAGCAGGGCCAGGATGTGGCGGATCGCTTTTTTTACGCCCAGGATGGCGAAATTCGCACTAGCGTTCCCCTGATGCCGGGCATGTTGACCTTGAATAGCCGCATCATCCGCCAAGACTGCCTTTGCTACTTGATGGAGCGTTATCCTTGGGTGAGCTGA